The following are from one region of the Stanieria cyanosphaera PCC 7437 genome:
- a CDS encoding ATP-binding protein, producing the protein MNESSSFTTSQSLLQQIASLLIYQSVFDHEVGQVFISLLKTLSKDFNNNDIFTAPKAIAPRTALDCLQVYGYWFRTLAAHNQSWQDYLITQILLDHNPFTQQIQTTPLEKLPSALIDAVKHDLRILQQICQYDSKYLSKWVQVASQSAFTPISWQLETSLATFLHHHHDWAEAISDLANYYCQHGTGIFAQYHALRWQEGKLLGISNPDLVELTTIVGYDLQKEALIKNTEFLLAGYPALHVLLYGSRGSGKSSLVKGLLTKYSQAGLRLIEVSKSELKELPLIVEQVRNLPQKFIIFVDDLSFEEDDDAFKALKVVLEGSLTAKANNTVVYATSNRRHLIREFFSDRPKLSDNDEVHAWDTVQEKLSFSDRFGLTLTFEPANQDTYLQIIKHLAQQANINFPQEQLEFRAKQWATRHNGRSGRTARQFIDYLKAELAITQSD; encoded by the coding sequence ATGAACGAATCTTCGTCTTTCACTACCAGTCAATCCTTACTCCAGCAAATAGCATCACTGTTAATCTATCAATCTGTCTTTGATCATGAAGTAGGTCAAGTTTTTATTTCTCTTCTTAAAACCTTATCTAAAGATTTTAATAATAATGATATCTTCACTGCACCAAAAGCGATCGCACCCAGAACAGCCCTAGATTGTCTACAAGTTTATGGTTATTGGTTTAGAACTTTAGCAGCACACAATCAAAGCTGGCAAGATTATTTGATTACTCAAATACTTTTGGATCATAATCCCTTCACTCAACAAATCCAAACAACTCCTCTAGAAAAGTTACCTTCCGCTTTAATTGACGCAGTTAAACACGATCTCCGAATACTTCAGCAAATTTGTCAATACGACAGCAAATATTTGAGTAAGTGGGTACAAGTTGCTTCTCAATCGGCTTTTACTCCTATTTCCTGGCAATTAGAAACTTCTCTTGCTACTTTTTTACACCATCACCACGACTGGGCAGAAGCTATATCAGATTTAGCTAATTATTATTGTCAGCACGGTACTGGAATTTTTGCTCAATATCATGCTTTACGCTGGCAAGAAGGAAAATTATTAGGAATTTCTAATCCCGATCTAGTTGAGTTAACTACTATTGTTGGTTACGATTTACAAAAAGAAGCCCTTATCAAAAATACCGAATTTCTTTTGGCTGGTTATCCTGCTTTGCACGTTTTATTATATGGAAGTCGAGGTTCAGGAAAATCTTCTTTAGTTAAAGGCTTATTAACTAAATACAGTCAAGCAGGACTAAGATTAATTGAAGTAAGTAAATCAGAACTAAAAGAGTTACCTTTAATTGTTGAACAAGTACGCAATTTACCTCAAAAATTTATTATCTTTGTCGATGACTTATCCTTTGAAGAAGACGATGATGCTTTTAAAGCTCTTAAAGTAGTTTTAGAAGGAAGTTTAACTGCCAAAGCAAATAACACAGTTGTTTATGCTACTTCTAATCGACGACATTTAATTAGAGAATTTTTTAGCGATCGCCCTAAATTAAGTGATAATGATGAAGTTCACGCTTGGGATACTGTACAAGAAAAATTATCCTTTAGCGATCGCTTTGGTTTAACTTTAACTTTTGAACCCGCTAATCAAGATACTTACTTACAAATTATTAAACATTTAGCTCAACAAGCCAACATTAATTTTCCTCAAGAACAATTAGAATTTCGTGCTAAACAATGGGCTACTCGTCATAATGGACGTTCTGGACGTACTGCTAGACAGTTTATTGATTACCTTAAAGCAGAATTAGCTATTACTCAATCAGATTAG
- the psbX gene encoding photosystem II reaction center X protein, producing the protein MTPSLANFLWSLLAGALVVVIPAVAALLILSQSDQIRRS; encoded by the coding sequence ATGACTCCTTCATTAGCAAACTTTTTATGGAGTTTATTAGCTGGGGCTTTAGTTGTGGTTATTCCCGCGGTAGCAGCTTTACTGATTCTAAGTCAAAGCGATCAAATTAGACGCTCTTAA
- a CDS encoding YggT family protein, which translates to MDVSSLSVLFLNLGLGLLTILFIFRIVLTWYPQINLNSLPFSLVALPTEPLLKPLRKIVAPLGGVDITPIIWVGICTLLREILLGQQGLITMALHTH; encoded by the coding sequence ATGGATGTTTCTAGTTTAAGTGTTTTGTTTTTAAATCTTGGTTTAGGTTTGCTGACTATTTTATTTATTTTCCGAATCGTTTTAACTTGGTATCCTCAAATAAATTTAAATAGTCTTCCTTTTAGTTTAGTCGCATTACCGACAGAACCATTGCTAAAACCTTTGAGAAAGATAGTAGCTCCCCTTGGTGGTGTAGATATCACCCCCATTATTTGGGTAGGTATCTGTACATTATTACGGGAAATACTACTAGGACAACAAGGATTAATTACAATGGCATTGCATACCCACTAG
- the accC gene encoding acetyl-CoA carboxylase biotin carboxylase subunit, which yields MQFSKILIANRGEIALRILHTCAEMGIATVAVHSTIDRQALHVQLADESVCIGPPVSGKSYLNIPNIIAAALTRNATAIHPGYGFLAENARFAEICADHQLTFIGPSKEAILAMGDKSTAKKTMQMAGVPTIPGSQGLLRDEQEALIVAAAIGYPVMIKATAGGGGRGMRLVQDESELTRLFQAAQGEAEAAFGNGGVYLEKFISCPRHIEFQILADSHGNVIHLGERDCSIQRRHQKLLEEAPSVALTPELRLKMGEAAVKAAKSINYVGAGTVEFLVDESGDFYFMEMNTRIQVEHPVTEVITGLDLIAEQIRIAQGEKLRLNQQQVELRGHAIECRINAEDPAYNFRPHPGRISAYLPPGGPGVRMDSHVYTDYEIPAYYDSLIGKLIVWGENREVAIKRMKRALRECAITGVPTTIGFHQKILDHPAFLAGKVYTNFIQEHLM from the coding sequence ATGCAGTTTTCTAAAATTCTGATTGCTAATCGGGGAGAAATTGCCCTGAGAATCTTACATACTTGTGCAGAAATGGGCATTGCTACTGTAGCAGTACATTCTACTATTGACCGTCAAGCCCTTCACGTTCAGTTAGCTGATGAAAGTGTCTGTATTGGTCCTCCTGTTTCTGGTAAAAGTTATCTTAATATTCCTAACATTATTGCTGCTGCTCTAACTCGTAATGCTACAGCGATTCATCCAGGTTACGGTTTCTTAGCCGAAAATGCTCGTTTTGCAGAAATTTGTGCCGACCATCAACTTACTTTTATAGGTCCTAGCAAAGAAGCAATTCTGGCAATGGGAGATAAATCTACTGCCAAAAAAACGATGCAAATGGCAGGAGTACCAACTATCCCAGGCAGTCAAGGTTTATTGAGAGACGAACAAGAAGCACTCATAGTAGCAGCGGCAATTGGTTATCCCGTCATGATTAAGGCTACTGCTGGAGGTGGTGGACGAGGAATGCGTTTGGTTCAAGATGAAAGTGAATTAACTAGATTATTTCAAGCTGCTCAAGGAGAAGCAGAAGCTGCATTTGGGAATGGAGGCGTTTATTTAGAAAAATTTATTAGTTGTCCTCGTCACATCGAATTTCAAATTTTAGCCGATAGTCATGGTAATGTGATTCATCTGGGTGAGAGAGATTGTTCTATTCAACGCCGTCACCAGAAATTATTAGAAGAAGCTCCCAGTGTGGCTCTTACTCCAGAGTTACGGCTCAAAATGGGAGAAGCTGCGGTCAAAGCAGCTAAATCGATTAATTATGTCGGTGCAGGAACGGTAGAGTTTTTGGTGGATGAGTCTGGTGATTTCTATTTTATGGAAATGAATACTCGGATTCAGGTAGAACATCCAGTGACTGAAGTAATTACAGGTTTGGATTTAATTGCCGAACAAATTCGCATCGCTCAAGGAGAGAAGTTACGGCTCAATCAACAACAAGTTGAATTGCGGGGTCATGCTATTGAATGTCGCATTAATGCGGAAGATCCTGCTTATAATTTTCGTCCTCATCCTGGTAGAATTAGTGCCTATTTGCCTCCTGGCGGTCCAGGAGTAAGAATGGATTCTCATGTCTATACTGATTATGAAATTCCAGCTTACTATGATTCTTTAATTGGCAAATTAATTGTCTGGGGGGAAAATCGGGAAGTAGCTATTAAACGAATGAAAAGAGCGTTAAGGGAATGTGCGATCACAGGAGTTCCTACGACAATTGGCTTTCACCAAAAAATTTTAGACCACCCTGCTTTTTTGGCAGGAAAAGTCTATACCAATTTTATCCAAGAACACCTAATGTAA
- a CDS encoding HEAT repeat domain-containing protein, whose translation MTLDSLFEQLKHPNPNLRKRAMLEIAEVRDETTIHRLMNNLEAEDVVYRRASVKTLGVIGTDAVSPLVESLLNSDNPTVRSSCAKALAQIIVNYPEVPLPSEGIEGLKKAINDPNPVVYIAAIMALGEVGSPTLDLLLEVLQTTDNVAIAVTILNALGSMGDPRAIETLTQLTNDESVDPYVRESAVSALSRLEMVMNYNQA comes from the coding sequence ATGACGCTTGATTCTTTGTTTGAACAATTAAAACATCCCAACCCTAATCTACGGAAACGAGCCATGCTAGAAATAGCAGAAGTTAGGGATGAAACAACGATTCATCGCCTGATGAACAATCTAGAAGCAGAAGATGTTGTCTATCGACGAGCTAGTGTAAAAACTTTAGGAGTGATTGGGACAGATGCAGTTTCTCCTTTAGTAGAGTCTTTACTCAATAGCGATAATCCTACAGTCCGCTCTAGCTGCGCCAAAGCCTTAGCACAAATTATTGTTAACTATCCAGAAGTTCCTTTACCTAGCGAAGGAATTGAAGGTCTAAAAAAAGCTATTAATGATCCTAATCCTGTAGTTTATATTGCTGCAATTATGGCTTTGGGGGAAGTTGGTTCTCCTACACTCGATCTTTTGCTAGAAGTATTACAAACAACTGATAATGTTGCGATCGCTGTAACGATTCTTAATGCTTTAGGTTCAATGGGTGATCCTAGAGCCATAGAAACTTTAACTCAATTAACCAATGATGAATCGGTCGATCCTTATGTCCGTGAGTCTGCTGTGAGTGCCTTATCTCGTTTAGAAATGGTGATGAACTATAATCAAGCTTGA
- a CDS encoding globin family protein, whose amino-acid sequence MKSVVTTVVTAADAAGRFPSTSDLESVQGSLQRAAARLEAAEKLAGNIDNVAQEAYDACIKKYSYLNNDGEANSSQVKKDKCLRDIKHYMRLINYCLVVGGTGPLDEWGIAGQREVYRSLNLPTAPYVEALTFARNRGCAPRDMSSQALVEYNSLLDYVINSLS is encoded by the coding sequence ATGAAATCTGTTGTTACTACAGTTGTTACTGCTGCTGATGCAGCGGGACGCTTTCCCAGCACTTCCGATCTTGAGTCAGTTCAAGGTAGTCTTCAACGCGCTGCTGCTCGTTTAGAAGCTGCTGAAAAATTAGCTGGCAATATTGATAACGTTGCTCAAGAAGCTTATGATGCTTGCATTAAAAAGTATTCTTATTTGAATAACGACGGCGAAGCTAACTCTAGTCAAGTTAAAAAAGATAAGTGTCTTCGCGATATCAAGCATTATATGCGTTTAATCAACTACTGCTTAGTTGTTGGTGGTACTGGTCCATTAGATGAATGGGGTATTGCTGGTCAACGCGAAGTTTATCGTTCTTTAAATCTGCCTACCGCTCCTTACGTTGAGGCTTTAACCTTTGCTCGTAATCGCGGTTGCGCTCCTCGCGATATGTCTTCTCAAGCTCTAGTTGAGTACAATTCTCTGCTTGACTATGTAATCAACTCTTTGTCTTAG
- a CDS encoding globin family protein gives MLDAFSRAVVSADSKTSCIGGEQLASLRNFVAEGNKRLDAVNAIASNASCIVSDAIAGMICENQGLIQAGGNCYPNRRMAACLRDGEIILRYVSYAILSGDASVLEDRCLNGLKETYTALGVPLQSTARAVAIMKASSVAHINNTNTEANGGKRFRKMEMKDGDCSAISSEAASYFDRVASALS, from the coding sequence ATGCTTGACGCTTTTTCCAGAGCCGTAGTTTCAGCAGATTCTAAAACTTCCTGTATTGGTGGAGAACAACTAGCTTCTCTCAGAAACTTTGTAGCTGAAGGTAACAAACGTCTTGATGCTGTAAACGCTATTGCTAGTAATGCTAGCTGTATCGTTTCAGACGCGATCGCTGGAATGATTTGCGAAAACCAAGGCTTAATTCAAGCTGGTGGTAACTGCTACCCCAACCGTCGTATGGCTGCTTGCTTACGTGATGGAGAAATTATTCTTCGTTATGTTAGCTATGCAATTTTATCTGGCGATGCTTCTGTCCTCGAAGACCGTTGTTTAAATGGGTTAAAAGAAACCTACACTGCTTTGGGTGTACCTCTCCAATCCACAGCTCGCGCAGTTGCAATCATGAAAGCTTCTTCCGTTGCTCATATCAACAATACTAATACTGAAGCTAATGGTGGTAAGAGATTCCGTAAAATGGAAATGAAAGACGGTGATTGCTCCGCTATTAGTTCTGAAGCAGCTAGCTACTTTGACAGAGTTGCTTCTGCATTAAGCTAA
- a CDS encoding FecR family protein, which translates to MQGFAQLTTKKVFSLLQKLAIGIIIASLLIKPVSAQSVLKRAELYKVRNQVDLSRQNQPSWNPAQQGEAIVPQDAVRTGANSRAELLFNEGTLVRTGAGTIFRFPPGKRNFELDSGAALMMIRPGQGQSIITTPEAKVQSQGTALFLQHDPNRNASLIGVLTNSPAGLVQVSNTNGDITIQLQAGQFVSIINGVVGLVEYFILPMFYESVELAVGLGTGQEQLIAQESPEVQTTINAVRAEALGSLQNQLSWLNGFCQIEVQPQQLSPLLQWFGLSVPGEQIALKFPETDLFVTPVRSLTGIAWLGNYCQNYRKSQSSK; encoded by the coding sequence ATGCAGGGGTTTGCTCAATTGACTACCAAAAAAGTTTTTAGCCTTTTACAAAAACTAGCTATTGGCATTATCATAGCTAGCTTGTTAATTAAACCTGTTTCTGCTCAATCTGTTCTCAAGCGTGCTGAACTATATAAGGTTCGTAACCAAGTCGATCTTAGTCGTCAAAATCAACCTAGCTGGAATCCCGCTCAACAAGGAGAAGCAATTGTTCCTCAAGATGCCGTTCGTACAGGAGCTAATTCTCGTGCAGAATTACTTTTTAATGAAGGGACATTAGTTAGAACTGGTGCAGGAACAATTTTTCGCTTTCCTCCAGGTAAACGTAACTTTGAGTTGGATAGTGGTGCAGCTTTAATGATGATTCGTCCAGGACAAGGACAAAGTATTATTACAACTCCAGAAGCAAAAGTTCAATCCCAGGGAACGGCTCTTTTTTTACAACACGATCCTAATCGCAATGCTTCTTTGATTGGAGTTCTTACTAATAGTCCAGCAGGATTAGTCCAAGTTTCTAATACTAATGGAGATATCACAATTCAACTGCAAGCTGGTCAATTTGTTTCTATTATTAATGGTGTAGTGGGATTAGTTGAATATTTTATCCTGCCAATGTTCTATGAAAGTGTTGAATTAGCAGTAGGCTTGGGAACTGGACAAGAACAATTGATCGCGCAAGAATCTCCCGAAGTTCAAACCACAATTAATGCAGTTCGAGCCGAAGCATTAGGATCATTACAGAATCAACTTTCTTGGTTAAATGGTTTTTGTCAAATCGAAGTTCAACCTCAGCAACTTTCTCCTTTGTTGCAATGGTTTGGTTTATCAGTACCAGGAGAGCAAATTGCACTCAAGTTTCCAGAAACAGATCTATTTGTAACTCCAGTTCGTTCTTTAACTGGGATAGCTTGGTTAGGAAATTATTGTCAAAACTATCGCAAATCTCAATCATCAAAATAA
- a CDS encoding NAD(P)H-quinone oxidoreductase subunit 4 codes for MIADQFPWLTAIALLPLLASLAIPFLPDKEGKRVRWYALSVGVADFVLMCFVFWQHYDPSNAEFQIVDNFNWMPQLGMNWAVSVDGLSAPLVLLAGFVTSLSILSAWQVDRKPRLFYFLMLVLYSAQIGVFIAQDILLFFIMWEIELVPVYLLVSIWGGEKRRYAATKFLLYTAAASIFILVAGLAMAFYGNNVTFDLAELGLKDYPLALELPLYAGLLIAFGVKLAIFPLHTWLPDAHGEASAPVSMILAGVLLKMGGYGLIRLNLEVLPDAHVYFAPILATLGVVNIIYGAFSSFGQSNMKRRLAYSSVSHMGFVLLGIASFTDLGISGAMLQMLSHGLIAAVLFFLTGVTYDRTHTLFMDKMGGLAQAMPKVFALFTVGAMASLALPGMSGFASELAVFVGVATSDIYSSTFRTVTVILAAVGLILTPIYLLSMLRQVFYQSHTAPACILEDTSLKNKNNDQAVCFGTNCVLPADAHFSDAKPREIFIAACFLIMIIGIGVYPKFTTQMYDVKTVAINTQIRQSYTQIAQGNPQIYAQKFLFPQVVEPEIATVVNISK; via the coding sequence ATGATAGCGGATCAATTTCCCTGGCTTACCGCGATCGCTCTACTACCACTACTCGCTTCTTTAGCGATTCCCTTTTTACCCGATAAAGAAGGCAAACGTGTACGCTGGTATGCTTTGAGTGTAGGCGTTGCAGACTTTGTTTTAATGTGTTTTGTATTTTGGCAACATTACGATCCTAGTAATGCCGAATTTCAAATTGTAGATAATTTTAATTGGATGCCTCAGTTAGGAATGAACTGGGCAGTTTCGGTTGATGGGTTGTCTGCTCCGTTGGTACTATTAGCAGGTTTTGTTACTAGCCTATCAATTCTTTCTGCTTGGCAAGTTGATCGCAAACCTCGTCTATTTTATTTTTTAATGCTGGTATTGTATTCAGCACAAATCGGCGTGTTTATCGCGCAAGATATTCTGCTCTTTTTCATTATGTGGGAAATAGAGCTAGTGCCAGTGTATCTTTTAGTTTCGATTTGGGGTGGAGAAAAACGTCGTTATGCAGCTACTAAATTTTTGCTCTACACCGCAGCAGCTTCAATCTTTATTTTAGTAGCCGGTTTAGCAATGGCTTTTTACGGCAATAATGTTACCTTTGATCTTGCCGAATTAGGATTAAAAGATTATCCCCTTGCTTTAGAATTACCACTGTATGCAGGATTATTAATTGCGTTTGGGGTTAAATTAGCGATTTTCCCTCTTCATACTTGGTTACCCGATGCTCATGGTGAAGCTTCTGCACCTGTTTCGATGATTTTAGCTGGTGTACTTTTAAAAATGGGTGGATACGGTTTAATTCGCCTCAATTTAGAAGTATTGCCTGATGCTCACGTTTATTTCGCACCGATTCTCGCTACTTTGGGTGTGGTAAATATTATTTATGGCGCGTTTAGTTCTTTTGGGCAATCGAATATGAAACGTCGCCTAGCTTATTCATCAGTTTCTCACATGGGTTTTGTTTTGTTAGGCATTGCTTCTTTTACTGACTTAGGAATCAGTGGAGCAATGTTACAAATGCTTTCCCACGGTTTGATTGCAGCAGTCTTATTCTTCCTAACAGGAGTTACTTATGATCGCACTCATACTTTATTTATGGATAAAATGGGTGGTTTAGCTCAAGCAATGCCGAAAGTATTTGCTCTGTTTACCGTTGGTGCGATGGCATCTCTAGCGTTGCCTGGAATGAGCGGTTTTGCTAGTGAACTTGCTGTGTTTGTAGGAGTAGCTACAAGCGATATCTATAGTTCTACTTTCCGTACGGTAACTGTGATTCTGGCAGCAGTGGGATTAATCCTCACACCGATTTATTTACTCTCAATGCTTAGACAGGTATTTTACCAATCTCATACAGCACCAGCGTGTATTTTAGAAGATACGAGTTTAAAAAATAAAAATAACGATCAAGCAGTTTGTTTTGGCACAAATTGTGTCTTACCAGCGGATGCACATTTTAGTGATGCTAAACCAAGAGAAATATTTATTGCTGCTTGTTTTCTAATTATGATTATTGGGATTGGAGTTTATCCCAAGTTTACGACTCAGATGTATGACGTAAAAACTGTTGCGATTAATACTCAGATTCGTCAATCTTATACTCAGATAGCCCAAGGTAATCCTCAAATTTACGCTCAAAAATTCTTATTTCCACAAGTTGTTGAACCTGAAATAGCAACTGTGGTGAATATTTCTAAGTAA